The sequence ATATTCCAGTTATACATTAAACAATGTTATTCATTACGTTTTGTCCTACAGGTTTTTTATGAAAATGCGAGTGTACGTCAAGTAGATGTGCCATCATTCAGTGGTACATTTGGTATTCTACCACGCCATGTCCCTACTCTGGCTGTCCTGCAGCCAGGAATTGTTACAGTTTTTGAAAATGATGGAAGTAGTAAAAAGATATTTGTCTCCAGTGGCACTATAAGTATTAATGAGGATTCATCTGTTCAGGTAACATCAGCTACAAGGTATTcaatgtattttaaaaagtttgtTCCTTGAGTAACCAAAACCTTGTATGTGGAGTATGTAACTTAAGTGATTATATTTCATTTCTAGGATTAAGATTACAGACTATATGCACAATAACCATAAATATTTATAGGTGTAAGTGGGCAGAGTTCAACTGACAATGGACCAAAATGGCCAAGAAAAGTGTTATTTACGTAATTcaaagtcaagttttctttgacatTGCTATTGCAACAGCTGATGCAATACATATTTTGTAGGCCACAGCAATGCATTATCACCATATTGTTCAGGGTgtgtacgacccgggacaaccgggatatcagggaattttttcatccgggaaaaacccggggaATTTTTTAGAACTCCAGGATATTTTTgtcttagttttcagttaattttttgtaattttgactgataagaaataatactctaacaaaggatattactgcatCTCGTTACTGCAaagtaatactgcagcaataaaacataaacaagagaaaaaaaaactaaaataaaagttaagttgcaaaggaaatgtaccATGTACACAAcataacacagtgctcatacaagtgtctgccggtagaaaaatgtttcaaaggctttaggaaaactatgcaatgcttcgtaacaacgcattgcctccgatgagcatggcGTCAAAACTTTACATTAGATTCGTGTGAGCAGTTGCGAGCGGACccatgtgcatgcgcagttgagtcgcgcatGTACCTTCTCACACTTCTGGCTAcaaaagtgtggctgttagctgtgtaAGCAAGCAGCAAGATGCTACCCGGCAAAATTTTACTGGCGTGCGTTAAGCTGCCATATTCTCTGggagcaaaccggggtatctgcctcGGTTGGCAAtttcagtcaagcattaatcgccttgcagaacagtgaagttatttttgtcggtttgctaaagaaatatggctttattaatattttctgctgagtcagtcagtttatttgaaacgaagtgtttaattccacactattggctgtTTTCAACTTGTAGCACGTATGGCATAATAAAAAAACAAATGAGacagtacagtactggtactccaagaaaatttccaaCCGAATCTGGACAtaggaatgtgcactttaagctgaactatctgttttagtatggttcacggaaTTCTTCTAatgccttgtttcttttatgatataatgtaagatcttttaatgttttatacgTACGAACAATACGGGCTTACTgcgtcattgtagctgcgcaagcgcggtgacgcctgttatctggcgctctctggcaagtactgaaaaaaatggttcacgtggctttgagcactatgggacttaacatctgaggtcatcagtcccctaaaacgtagaactacttaaacctatctaacctaaggacaccacacacatccatgcccgaggcaggatacgaactttagactgtagcggtcgcacagttgcagactgaagcgcctagaacctcggttgactctcatttaaaaagcaAGTATTTGAGTATGACCATATAGaaaaaatttcgagcccagaagatcagacatttatcttgGTATTAAaacttttactggcacatttgtgtgatgtatcttaaagtgtaactcgcaaaaaaagatcaacattatacgtgaaagtttagcttctcttgcagcttattaatcgtagagatcaatattatatgtgaaagctctgcttttcttgtagcaacactatgcatattaatgtacaccattaacttttcctgttcgtgTGCACGTGCTACTTAAGTCAtaatgctattggctgactacatcacgtgacatgagctatgactggcttacagaagcgcatcacaatctcgatttcaatactTTGGAGAGTAACATGcactgtttggtggaattcgaatttatactttcgtaatacaaaaatatgcagcgtaaaTGATCTTTTTTCTGAGTTTCGTTTTCAAAAGGGCTCAGAAATTCTACGCCAGTGTATGAgcccataaccattcaaaggattgataagttttacagttccaagaaAAAGTATACTATTACTTAACACGAAAAAAGTGTATTTTGACCCAGGAGAGAGTGtgtgtttttaactgggaaatccgggcaTTTTTCCTTGTCCTTGTATACATCCTGTTGTTTTATTCATTCCATGGAAGTTTAGTACTTCTGAATGTTCTAAATAATGAACTAAGGCAATATTTATTCTGGAGAGTTCAGAGAAAGCATTGCTGATTCTTACCTTCCTGGAAATTTCTTTAAAGCTATGCATATATTGTATGTCAAACCAGTTAGCAATGTTCCATATAGGTGGTGTTAAATGTTTTACAAAACAGTTATAGTCTTGTGGTCCTTTTGTTAGTTTGGTAATGCACGATAttgctttgtttcctttattacacCATGAAAATTTCTTATAGGTCCTGGCAGAAGAGGCTCACCCAGTAGAGAATTTGGACCCTAGTGCCATTCGTGATATTGTAACGAAAGCACAGTCAGAACTATCAGCAGCGGCAGATGATCGTGCCAAAGCAGAAGCAGCGATTGCGGTTGAAGTTGCAGAAGCATTGTCAAAGGCTGTCAGTTAGATATACATGAATGCAGTACAAAGGACTGTAGCTGAATATTATTTGTTTAGGTTTCTTGTACATGAATCAGTGTAACATTGTATGTGGACGCCACATGTACTTCCtgaaaaatgttaataataaaaagTTGTCACTCTTGTCAAGGTTGCTGCTGTACAGTGTACAAATTTTCCAACCCAAAATGGCTGCCTTGGGCAAAATTAGTGCAGTTCattgtgaaaaattaatttcagttttacCAAATAATATCTGCAATAAGCTAGTTGTCAGGGCAGTCACTTGTCTGTTTTGTCATGTCAGTTTTTATACATACATGATCATTCATTCTTCAGTAATTGCCCAAAGTTTATTGTTAATAAAGTGAAAATTATATTCTGTGAAAAAAGTAAGTTTCATATTGTTACTGGCCATTGCAGAGTAACATACAGGATTGTAATTTATATTCAAACTTGAACTGTAATAGCAAAATCTGTAGCAGGAGATACTATTGCTATGCATTTGAAAAATGCTTCTTACTAACAGGTGCCCTTGCACGTATGAACTACGGAGACAGTGTGCTGTAAATGGCCAAGATGTGAGCTTCAGCTTTGTTAAAAATGAGCATTTTTAATATGCAGTTTGTTACGTAAAAGTCTACagcttaattttcaacataatttgaATGTTTTTGATGTGTTCATTCACGTCAACTGAGTAAAAGGCAATTAGGCTGGTAGCAGCTACAGCAGAGCCTCACACCtgatgctgtggcctgttggtgaAAAGTAACATCACTTTGCTTGTAGCAGTTGACAAAAGTGCAGGATGAAGTGGgaaccactaggtgctaaatccaGGCTATATACAGAGTGGAAGTTGTTCACAGCTGTGTGTGATACCTCTTATTTCTGAAGCCATGTCTGGATGGGCATTTTCATGAATAGAAAAAGCCTTTACTGAGGATGCAGTTTAGCTAGTATTGTAACATCAGCTGCATGTCCTTAAATACAATGCATGTGATTTTTTTATACTAAAATTGTGTGCTTTAACTGAATGCCTCCATTCTACTTCTACTCTCCGCAAAAcattgtgaggtgcatggcagagggtacgtcctgttgcaccagttattagggtttctttctgttccatttgtgtatgcagtggggggggggggggggggatgatgattGAATGCCTGTGTGCTTgcaattattgtaatcttatcctcatgatccctactgTGTTGCATATTCCTAGGGCAATAatttaaagccagtttttgaaactttgttaataaactttcttgaaatAGTTTCTTTCTTCATGGTTGCCAAAGGTTCTTAAAATCGGGGAACTTCAAGTTAggcaaatttgaaaaataaaaaaaacactggaaaaatcttgtttttcaTCTCAGTAGATGACATGGTTTCTGTACTGAGGTGTCATGCATTGTCACTgactgggtgcagctgagtacatgcactgcttctccccttcctaccactcctctTAGCTTGCAGtaggtgctgccaccacttcttgccattaGCCAACAAGACGGAGGGAGGCATGAGGAGTGCTTTGTTTGGACCTGATTCTCAGACTATGTAGACGCAACAGCTGGagatggtcatgtgtgcatgagttgtctgACAAAAGCTACGGCTGAAAATTTTGTCTTTTCTATGGGCCTGTCTGCAGCTAagcaatcatctttatggtgagttgctacctatcattATCTCAGAGTACTTGAACAAGTTATCAGTTGCACGAACTGATCACCATGGTCTCACTAaatcaacatgctgtctgtggctcatgaatagctggccacatgagtggatttcCACGACTGGCCAAAACCAGAGGCTGTTTCTAAGGGCATTTGTAATGGATCGAGCCTGCTGATCTGAAGCTATtcagttcccactaatgtgcaggccctgcccgcAGGCTGGatctgtgtgtggcataatgcactggattttcatagtttattcatggacccaggactgtcatgctcctcagcaggccagaggccatggatttcaggaattgcaactgtctcgCCCCAAGTACATTgtggtgttttatagacattttatttattctaactCATTTTGCCACTTCAGAAGTAGTTTATATTTTAGAAAGTATGGACGACAAGAAGAAAATCCAGTCACTGGCAGTTTGCACACTATGTACTCacatatttcttgaaacaaaaatcacaatacctgtaaaatatgatacaacacagtgggtaataaacaatgaacatagtagaaccaacattttattggtggttgcttagtgttggtttacacaagtcTTCCCtcccttaaacacttctttcaAGAAGCCTACTTTTTCCTGAAGTTATTAATGAAatcggtgaaggtattttaaatgccttgcgactccaaggaaaatcgtatttttgtcaacaaatgttttatcaaaataaaatgtcagtggtcttcatgaaaaacacacataccatttggcttgctctctccatctaaaaacagttcataacAAAagctgttgatgttagtacttaagatttttgctcacatcggGAAACAtcatctgcttgcaagtttttttGGCTATTTCCTCGTTGGCACTATTGTTTGTTGAACCATAGCTGCAAAGACAAATTGTCAACTTACGTCTCAACTCAcctttgagatctcaaaatttgtcagagaAAAATGCTAAAATTCGTTTGGAAATATCATGGAACTTCATATGGGGAAACTTTGGCAACCCTGATCTTAGTCTTCCAGTttttccttcaatatctctgtgacacactcccacagATAAAAAAAACTGAGCACTTGTTTGTGTGTTAAatataccctgttagtcctatctggtatgggtcccacactctTTGAGCAATGTTCTAAATCCagttgtaagaaatctcctttgtagatggattgcacttcaccagtattctatcaataaaccaaagtctaccaactgctttacccacaactgaacctatgtgatcattccatttcatatcccaacgaAGTGTTACTCAGATGagagttttgtgaagtgcaaaattttacatttctgaacatttaaagcaaattgccaatctctgTACCACTTTTAAATCTTTTCAAGACAACTCaatatttatgcattttttttcagatagtgcttaattatagataactgcaccatttGCAAAAgcttgattttactgttaatattgtctgcaaggtcataaatatacaaaatgagcagcaagggtcccaaaacacttccctgaggcacatctgaagttacttctacagctgacaatgactctccatctaagttaacatgggatgagaagttccgccttatgcaagacaccttttttctttttgtttcacccatacatgtttcagcacttttgtgctatcgtcagtgggctctatttttatttttaactgtaaatttgttgttaacatattaacatctgCGTCGTTTACAAAATTATGTGAaggttgcatttataacttaattggcgaaaagtaacataccttacatgatgttattgtcctcTTGGTTTGGTAGCTGTTTTGCTACACAATTTACAACTTATCatttgcaaacagcaaaacgtaatttattttctgtttgttatgcatttacgaacggaaataagactgtatcacgttttctttctgtaacttacagttttgaagttgtggtatgtTTTCCTGTGTTgctggcgaagtaaataggcttacttctttgcctgtgttcgcgtggcaatgcagtttttctgattactcaaaacataggcggagttttcgttgccattacgtgttgttgtggctgtgtggcattcatttgtttcgtagcatgttctgctgggtgaggcgcgtgagtttgaattgtatttggtgttagtggtgtgtggtttatgtgggtttgtgtctgtgtgatgagtactggggcagagagagagagagagagagtaaaaaagaaaagagagagagagagagagagagagagagtaagaaagaaaagagagagagagaggatttgtgtgtgtgtgtgtgtgtgtgtgtgtgtgtgtgtgtgtgtgtgtgtgtgttgcacagtgatgtgtattcattgagtactttctttccttgggctattgatttttggatgtgatagtcttatttccgttcgtaaatgcataacaaacagaaaataaattacgttttgctgtttgcagatgacaagttgtatattgtgtagcaaaacagctaccaaaacaagaggacaataacatcatgtaaggtatgttactttttgccaattaagttataaatgcaacctttacataattttgtaaacgacgcaaatgttaatatgttaacaacaaatttacagttaaaaataaaaatagaacccactgacgatagtacaaaagtgctgaaacatgtatgggtgaaacaaaaagaaaaaaggtgtcttgcataaggcggaacttcatcccattttcttagcaagcacggagacgacAAGAAGTGCACCACAATATGATAataagataacatgttgtgtcctccccacaaaaagtcctcaatccagtcacaaatttcacttgataccccatatgatcatactttcaaCAATAAGCATAGGTACGGTACATAGTCAAACACTTTTCAGCAGtgaagaaatactgcacctactgATTGTCTTGATCAAAAGCTTTcggtacgtcatgtgagaaaagtgagtttTATATGATTGACTTTttgaaatccatgttggttggcattgagatggtcattctgttcaagatacctcattaggttttagctcagaatatgttccaagattccacaacaaatctatgtcaaggatattggacagtagttttgtcaCACTTGCTGTCCTTTTTTGGTGTGATCTGTGTTGATCTACTTTAAACTATACTTAGaataggggctaactcagctgcaaattcagtatagaatctgacagggatcctattgggacctggagctttgttgaatttcaatgatttcagctgtttctcaacacatctaacaatacatttttcattcatcttttcaatggtacagGGTCTTGATTAGGCAATTCTCCTGCTTTCCCTTTGCAAAGAAACATTTGATAATGGAGTCAAGCATTTCCTCTTTtgctttcctgtcctcaatttcagttcctgtgtcattcgCTGTGGACTGCACAGTAACTTTGGTGCTGCTAGAGGCCttttcatttgacaatattcttctggtgtgtgtttttctttagtgACTGTACCACAGGTTTCCTCCCAGCATTACTTTCAAGTTTCTCATTGACTTATGACAACACTTTTATTGAACATACATATCTTCTTGTTTTCAATCACTGTTGCCATAACTGCGTGATGTTTGCTGATACCTGTTTGGATGTGGAGATCTTCAGACACATCAGGTATAttttttgccattagatccaatatatttccgtcATGAATGAGGTTCCTAACTATGTGTTCTAAAGaatgcatttagtaatgtttcacccCCATGtctttatcatgcccaccactaacaaaactgtaattttcccaattgttggatgattgaagtcaccactgatgattacagtatgattggggaacttaagaGAGAACTTCAGTTCACTTGTAAGTTTTCGGTTATATCAGGAGAAGAGCCTGGTGAGCGATAGAAGTCTCCCGCCGTGATAGGGAGTCTTGCCCGaacaatctcacatgcaacttCAGTTTCTATCTACTTCAACAAATACACAACTTCAATTTCCCAtgtgcctatcctttcaatatacacttaaattttccccaagaaATCAATTtccggtttcagccagctttctgtacataGTATGCTGTGAGCTTCACTGATTTTCATGAACGCTTCAAACTGCCAATTTGtagtgaatgctttggcagtttaccagtAGGATTTCAATACTCTCACCCGTATTTTTCTGGGTTTTCTACAACTATCGTTATCTGGATTAGATGGAGGGTCGCTTAATctaaaaaaccttgtgtgcaccccacaaacAGTCAGCTACCAGAGTAGCAgtgtctgatgtgtagtgcacactttACCTATTTAAGGGGACACtatagttctcaaccctatggcgtaAGCCCTGGAAGTTggagcctagcttgtcacagaacatacagtctctggttcagtccttccacttgactcggAACCATAGGGCCCccatcagttctggggacaatgctgcaaattttgaGCTTCATTAGAACCCCATGTGCAAGGCTAGTCTTCCCAACcgtctctgccagttgctggaatgacctcagagcccagatgacaggAATTTGTTCCAACGTGACCCTCAATCTGTAGTTTGTTCCCTTAATGGCATTTGCCACCTtctgacaccagacaaaacaggtgAAGTAAGTCCCACTGGTTCAGattgtttcagtgaaagacagcacctcaaacttgttggttagggggatcagtACAACGAACTGAATCTTCCCTGGTCTCCATCCACACTGTACAGTGCACCTACATCTAGCACTAACACACCAGTTgcagtggatgagtaatgacagatccagTACTTTCTGCACAGGAAAcaaggatagtacttgaggtatctCTGGTAAAGGTATCACAAGTACACAACTttcaggagctcttccaacacaccaattCACAGTAGCTGCCAATAGTTTGACAGCTTACAAACGTCAACCAGCTCATCCCTTGTTTTGAGAACAGctttcacagtggggctgcattttggctcgTCATcaaagctgctgggagaggcttaattcccTGGAGATTGTTCCcacgaagggaggaccagtggtgatgcccaagtgacaccacctgctgacagacgatGTGGTGGAAGAATTAGTGGGCCGAGGTAAGAGGATtgcagcctcggcagcagcgtcagctgcctcatttcctgtcagaccaatgtgaccaggaacccacgtaATTTGAGGATtgcagcctcggcagcagcgtcagctgcctcatttcctgtcagaccaatgtgaccaggaacccacgtaaatatcacaatggctccaccaagagtgagcaagtgacagctttcctgttcccattgcactaagggatggatggtgtacagcacactGAGGCTCTGAAGGGCATTGAGAAAGTCGGAACAgatgacaattgaaaagcctgtgttgccgtATGTACTGCGCAGCCTGATAAAGGacaagctctgctgtaaatactgaacagtgttcCAGAAGCCAATACAGAAAAACGTCAGTGCCAATGACAAATGAATACCCAACATCACGGTCAGTCTGAgagtcatcagtgtacacaaagatactatTGCGAAGGTTATGAAACTATGGCGATAGAACAAGGCTGGCGTAATGactttaggaagcaaatgaaggccaaggtgaacacaggccgcCACACGAAGCAAAGGTGGTGAACGGTTCGCATccattgggaaagtggcaggtagcttgaagttaagctgctggagcaagagctgAGAGTGGACTCAAAGATGTAACAGAAAAGAGAGATGCtacatactggcaatcaaaggagtcattAGAGAAGGGGATGTAGGATATGTGGCCAGGCATAGCAGACAAATGCCACACGTATTTGCCAAGCAGAAAGCTGACAGTGGTGGTTTTGGCAGCTTCAGCATACACACTCTCAACCGGACTAGTACAAAGGGCAAAATGGATAGTATTGAGATGGTGTAAGAGGGacagacatgcagatgcataaacgaaacacccgtagtctagtttcgaatggacaggGGACTGATACAAATGGGGGAGGGTGGTCCAATCctctccccaggaagtaccactgagggaCTACATATAGCAggcagccaggtaagacacgtgggaagACAGTTTCTTATCGAGCATGAGACCCAGGAATTTCGAAGTTTTTACGAACAGAAGAGCAACAAGTCCAAGATGAAAAGATGGTGAAAAAAACTaactgcaccaccagaaattcGTACAAATGGTTTTATCAGTGTAAAAGTGAAACCCACTGTCAATGCTCCAGAGTAACATTGCTGAAAACACCACTCAAAGAGATAACTCCGTGGAGAATGCAATAGATGGCAAAGTCCTCAATGAAGAGGGAGCCGGAGATGGCCAGCAGGAGGCAGGCCATAATAGGGTTACTAGTGATACCAGAGGATGACGGAACTctaaggcacaccattttcctggataaatgcGTCCAACAAAGCAAAACCCATTatgtaccttgaaaactcagtcttaagaatccctgaaggaaatggggcatgtGGCCACGGAAGCTCCAAGTGTACAGAGTATGGAGGATATGAGCTCTCCatcaggtgtcgtaggctttctccaaattgaaaaacatggcaacagtctgGTATCTCCACAGAAAACCATTTGTGACGTGTAACAGAGTGACTAGATGGTCCACTGCAGAACGGCGTGCTCGAAattcacactgtgcagtggttagtaaattgtgagactcgagccaccacaccagccaggcatgaatcatacattgtcatcttgcaaacacagctggtgagagaaatggggtgatacCTAGAAGGAAGGTGTTCATTCTTGTCAGGCTTAGGTATGAGTATGACaatggcttcacaccagcatctgggAAACACGCCCTCTGTCCACACGCAATTGTATATATGAGTGAGAAAATGgctgcccgcaagagaaaggttatGCAATATCGGAATGATCTACCTTCCTCAGAGTAGCGGCGGtgttgtagcactcacgattctgagaagagaagggtatcacatGAGTCTCCTCCATTCATTTCCAACGGGGGAAGGCATGGTGACCGAGGGTGGAGCtagaaatctccacaaaatagtggTCCCAAAGTGTTGGTCCACTatatcatcatctgctactgtcaagcTGGAAATTggagaatggatcttggtcccagataGCCATCGGAGATTGTGGCCCACACGACAGAAGATGGTGTGGAACTGTTGAAAGAACTAATGAAGGAACTCCAGCTAGCTTTTCTGCTATCCCAAAGAACTCTATGACATTGTACACACAGCTGTTTGTAACAAATGCCATTGGCCATCagaggatgatggttaaaaacgcaGAGAGCGCTTCTCTGCGTGCAAATTTCATCGCAGCATGCCCCAGTCCACCTAGGAACACTGATACGGCGCagcaaagaggaagtgcgaggaacttaacattctgtaagatattttacctggtcatcacaactaggGAAATGATGTTCGTTGAAGGAGTAAAGCCACCATTTGGGAGTGcacataggtggggtaggagtcagcaatcagattgcacacaggaagtgGTTGCTCAAGTACATTCCAGGGAGAACAAACCACTGGAGATGACGGGCAAGCTGGTCAGTGCAGAAGGAGAGGTGCAAGTAGGAATAGGTGTGAGCAGAGTTGGAAAGGAATGCGTGTGCTcccgtgttaaggcagatgaggttaaggTGATtgagatcagccaagagggcacctctctgacaggttctggataAGACCAAAAAGTGGACAGTGTGCagtaaagtcaccgagcagcagaaagggaTGGAGGAGTTgctcaataagctggaggaagtttgTCTTGGTGACACCGAATGACGAGGGGAtgtaaataatacaaaaggaaaaggtCAAGTTGGGAGAAAAATGCAGACTGCAACCGCTTGAAGCTGGGTTGTCAAGGAGATAGGTTGACTACAAACGTCATCCTGGATGAGCAAAGTGACTCCTCCATAAGATGGGATGCCATCCTCTGGGGGAAAGAAAGTGGACTGGGAAGAAATGTAGCGGCGTGGCGCGGTTTGAAAATGACTTCTGTGTGTGCAGGCTGCAAACtagaaattcacctacctcagaacggcgtctgcttgatgtcccttcactcggcaacatagatacttacaagatgacgtaaaagcagcgttgataaaaaaaaatcatctactATTACTGAGGCCGTGCAACTCTAGAAATGAAATAAAGTTGTGTAGAAAAACTGTCATTAAAAAATTTAtcgggcagtaagaaaatggattagCTTTTGGAAAATAATGTCCAAAACTTCCACACACAAGGTTTATTTTGTCCATAtagccaaagaaacggtactattcagaccacatttaaactattgcCC comes from Schistocerca piceifrons isolate TAMUIC-IGC-003096 chromosome 8, iqSchPice1.1, whole genome shotgun sequence and encodes:
- the LOC124712019 gene encoding ATP synthase subunit delta, mitochondrial — translated: MAAISRSFRPASRLLSRTAPLISSSSRGYADEMSFTFAASNQVFYENASVRQVDVPSFSGTFGILPRHVPTLAVLQPGIVTVFENDGSSKKIFVSSGTISINEDSSVQVLAEEAHPVENLDPSAIRDIVTKAQSELSAAADDRAKAEAAIAVEVAEALSKAVS